The genomic stretch GAAGATATGGCAAAGAATGCAAGTTCACCCGGCAAACGATTTATGAAACTTGCAGGAATGACCGCGAGCATTGCAACGAAAACCGTTTCTAATTCGATTCGAAACTTGACCGCAGATGAAGAGCAAAAGCTGGCTTCAAAAACCAAGCTATTTCAAGATATTGGTTTGCAAATTGCCGACACCTTAGGTGAAATGAAAGGTGCCGTCATGAAAGTTGGCCAAATTGCATCGCAATATAAAGATATCTTCCCACCAGAAGTTGCTAAAGCAATTTCTAAGTTGCAGCGCCAAGCTCCCCCTATGCCGTTTGTTGCTATTCAGCAACAAGTTGAACGCGAGCTTGGAAAGCCGCTGAATGTTGCCTTTAAATCTTTTGATCAAAAACCGTTTGCAGCTGCTTCAATTGGCCAAGTTCACAAAGCTACTCTACCTAGTGGCGAACAAGTTGTAGTGAAAGTGCAATATCCAGGTGTTGATGAGGCCTGTGAAAGTGACTTAAAACAAGTACGTTTAGCCCTTCGTTTAATGGGCGTACTTAAAATTGATAAAAAGCTACAAGATCAGCTTTTTGCAGAGATTCAAGATAGTCTGTCAGCAGAGCTTAACTATGAAATCGAAGCTCAAAACCTTGAAGTTTTCAAAACATTCCATAGCCAATTAGATGATAAAATTATCATCCCGACCGTTTATAAAGATTATTCTTCAAGACGTATTTTAACCTTGAGTCTCGAACAAGGTGACAGCATTGAAACTGCCAGCGCTTGGCCTATTGAAATTCGAAATACCATTGGACGCCGCTTGATTCGTGCTTTAGGTCAGGAAATGTTCTTTTTAAAACGTTTTCACTGTGACCCTCATCCGGGTAACTTTGCTTTTCGCCAAGATGGCAGTGTCATTATTTATGACTATGGCAGTGTTAAAACGCTTTCAAATGAAATCGTGCAACACTTTAAACGTTTAGTAAATGCAGCTCGCCATGAAAATATTGATTTGATTGAAACTGAGTTACTTGAGCTACATTCACTTGCTGAAAAAGGCAAATTCCCGAGTGATCTTTATAAACTCTGGATTGAAGTGTTATTACGCCCGCTTACCACTACTTATGATTTCGCCGAGAACTCATCACACCATGATGGCATGTTACTTGTGAAAAAATCTTTGAAGTATTGGGATGTTTTTAAACCATCACCCGATACTTTAATGGTCAACAGAACCATTTCAGGACATTACTGGAACCTGATTCACTTAAAAGTTCATGACAATCTAAACGATCTATTTGAAGAGCTTGTTCCACCTTCTAACTAACTTAATTTACTGATCAGTGTAGCCTTTTATGGGTTACATTGACTTTTTAATTGTTATGTTATAACATTTCTTTAATCAAAAATAATTTAGGACAATCTCTCATGCGTAAAGATATTCATCCTGCTTATCAACAAGTGTTATTTCATGACACCAATGCAGACGTGTACTTCTTAATTGGTAGTACTCTTCAGTCTAAACAAACTAAAGAATATCAAGGGAAAGTCTACCCTTATGTGACTCTTGATATTTCAAGTGCATCCCACCCTTTCTACACAGGTGAAGTACGTCAAGCAAGCAACGAAGGCCGTGTAGCAAGCTTCAATAAACGTTTCGCTCGCTTTAATCGTAAGAGTTAATCTTGCGTTAAGATTTGACCAATACACTTAAATCATTGGAAGCCTAAGACTATCTCCTCCACTTAGGCTTCTTTTTTTATGTGTATTTTTTTCATCATTTCTAAACTGTGTATAAAAGAAAACTTATCCACAAGTTGTCTAAAAACACTTCTGATTTTTTTCAATAACTCCTCAATTTTTATAATTGCCAAGCTTTCAAAGCATGTATTCAATGCTATGCTTAAGCCCCATTTAATAGGAAGTTTAAGATTATGGCACAAGAGTTACTTGCCCAATTACAAGCAGGCACAGCAAAATTTTCAGACGTTTTAGCTCATATTGAAGCACTTTACCAACATACTCCAACGGCTTTTCAAAATGGTGCACAGCATAACGCTGCTACTGAAAATCAAGGCAGTGCAAAAGTTTTCTCTTTTGCCAAGTTACAAGGTTTAGACCAAGCACAAACTTTAAGTTTATTTGCAGAACACTACGCATCTGTATTGGCTACACCAGAAGGAACTGATCATCAAAATATTCGTCAGTTTATGCAAAATGGTTGGGATGGTGTGAAGTTTGAAGGGCAAGCTTTAACTGAAAAGTAATTAATAATTTGTGAATACACGACGGAGTCTTACCGTTTATTCTCAAATGGAAGTAGCTAATTCTGTTACTTTGGTTTTGCCCAAAGTAACCAAAGGCATTTGTCATCAACAGAACCTGTTCCCTGTTTACACTTATCAAATATCTTGCAAAAACAATATATAGCTGATTTCAGCCAGGCTGTTGATGACTTTAACGCGTATCAAATCCCAAGAATAAATCAGTTGTTTTTAATTCTTCATTTACTATCGTGACAAGCGGCATGGATGCCGCTGTTTTGCTGTGCTACATGGATGTAGCATCAGCGAAACAAAAGATTTTTGCTTACTTTTGATCTTTCAAAAGTAAGGTATGCCTATACAAATGGTATTGGAGAACATCTTAAAACGGAGGCCGTACCGCATATCTCGCTCCTCAAACATCCGAATAATCAGTTGCCCGCTACCCAATAATAAGTCGCCAACCCCAAACACGTAAAAATTAAAGACCCAATTAAATGGATAGAAATCCCCAACATAGCCATTCCCAACTTACCACTTTGTAATAAAGTCACGATCTCAATAGAGAACGTTGAAAAGGTAGTTAAAGCACCACAAAAACCAGTAATCACAAAAAGCTTATAGTTCGGACTTAAATCACTTTGAGCAAAATAGGCAATTGCAAAACCAATAATAAAGCCGCCCACTAAATTAACAGTCACTGTGCCAAGTGGAATTTGCGGATAAATCGGGTTGAGTTTTAAACCTAAAAACCAACGCAGCCATGCCCCTAGAACTGAGCCTAAAGCAATTGAAAGTAGAGAGTAATACATAGGACCACCCCTTTAGATAGACGCTAAAAGAGCAAAAAATAATGAAGGGAAATATGACATGGCGTACTCCAAAAATAAGCAGAGTACGCAATAACCTACGTACCCAGCGATATAAATACATGAGGGTAACGTAGGCATCATTAGCCAATACGGCGGTTTTTCAAGGGAGGAATGCCATCTCCCCGTTTTAAGTATATTAAATCATCTAAAATTTGATTAAAACATACTTTTTAAAATCATGGGCGTTCATCATATTGCGGTAAATCGTCACAAATGCTTTCCCACTCTGCTTTTGAAGCAGCAAAAATATGCATTGTCGGCTTTTTGTCTAGTGGTGTATCAAGTGTCCCAATTCTTAAGCGATATAATTCAGGCTGGGCATCACGAGAACTAATCAAAGGTGAACCACATTCGCTACAAAACCAGCGATACACACCGTTCACAGCAAATTTTTTGACGAGGTCTTCACCTTGGGTAATTTTAAAATCTGCACTGTTGATAGGAGCATTCGTTGCAAATGCTGTTCCATTGGCTTTTCGGCAGCGTTGACAGTGACATTGAACAATATCTCCGATATCGCCTTTAATTTCATAGCGAATCTCCTGACATAAACAACTTCCCTGATAGACTGGTGATGCTTGAGACATGTTGTTCCGACTCCTATTATTATTGATCGCTCAAAAATAGCACTTTTCACATATCAAACATAGCACCCAATAAGCTGTTATTTCTTTAAAAATGAATGCACACCTTCGCCAGCTGCTCGCCCTGTAGCAAAGCATGCCGTAAGCAAATAACCGCCTGTAGGCGCATCCCAATCCAGCATTTCACCGCAGCAAAATACACCTGACATTTGTTTGAGATTTAAACTTTCGGATAGCGCTTCTTGCTTAATGCCTCCCGCACAACTAATCGCTTCTTCGATGGGTCTAAAGCCATCTAACTTAATTTGAAGTGCTTTAATTTGCTGAGCCATAACCTCTGGTTGGTTCCATAGTGCTTTATCAACGACTTCTCTAATTAAATTAATTTTAGCTGTGTCTAAGCCTGCTTTACGCCAGATATTGGTGAGTGATTGTTTTTTGCTAACTTGTAATTTTTTAACTAACTGTGACAACTCTACATCAGGCAATAAATCTAAAAATAAATTTAAGCTTTGCCCTTGTTTTTGCTGCTCTCGTAAAGCACGTCCGAGTTTATAAATAACACCACTTTCTAAACCATAATGAGTAATCACAATATCGCCATGAGTAACTTGGCTGGATTCAACCCATGCATTGATACGTTTTAAAGGTTCACCAAAACAGCTTTCCATAAAAGCTGACCAAGCGTGCAATACGCCTACATTACTTGGCTGGAAAGGTTCAATATTGGATTGATCCATCCATTGCTGCCATGCACCATCACTACCTAATTGTGACCACGATACAGCACCACAGGCCAATATTACCGCATCGTATTGCTGGATAAAGGTTTTAGTACTTTGATTATTTTGATTTTCCAAAGTTACCGTTGTGCCTTGCAAATTAATACAACGATGACGATAAAAGAATTTAACTTGCTGTTCTGCTAAGCGTTTTAGCCAAGCACGTAACAGAGGGGCTGCTTTCATTTCGACAGGAAAAATACGACCTGAGGTGCCAACGTAGGATTCTATTCCCAGATTTTTCATCCAGCTTTGAATCCAGACTGCATCCCATTTTTCCACCCACGGTTTGAGCCATTCTGCATGGTCATAGCGCTCAATAAACTGCGCTAAAGGTTCAGCATGCGAGATGTTTAACCCTGTTTTACCTGCCATGAGAAACTTACGCGCAGCTGAAGGCTTTTGCTCGTATACATCAATATCATAAGCATATTGGCTCAGTACCTCAGCTGCCATTAAACCAGCCGGACCCGCACCAATAATGGCAACCCGCTTATTCGCCATGCACTTGACCTTGTAATGGGGCAAACTCATCAAAACGTGTGCTGTAACCTTCAGGTTTAGCGATCACAAGCTGTTGGCAAAGCTCTCCACGTTCCAAATACTTAATTTCAAAATGAGTACGTGCAGATGTTTGAGCAATTTTTTCTTTTTGGTAAGGCAGCTTCCAGACATTAATTAATTGTTGTTCAGCTTCATCAATATATTCAGGAATATTACTTGCCAAAGTAATAGTTCCACCTGTTTTCAGGCGTGATAACAGGAACTCAAAAAATGGCATGTTCAACCAGCGTTGTGCTGGATTATGGGGTTCTGGGTTCGGATAGAGAATAAAGAAATGTTCTACTTGAGCAGGATATAGAGCATGTACAACCCAAGGTAAAGCATCTGCATGTACAGGCACCAAGTTGTCTCGTGGTTCCAAACCATGCTGCTTTTGCATGGCCAAGAATTTTTCTCTAGTTCGTTCAATTGCATATACCGTGTGCTGAGGATTTTGCCCACTAAATAGCAAAGCATGTTTACCTTTGCCTGCTCCAATTTCTACACAAATCGGAGTATTTTCAATTGGGGTAAAATCGCGAGGCGCTTGCATACGTTGTGCTTGAAATTGACGAATCTGCATAATCACATCAAACTAAATAAAAATCGGCACAAGTCTAACAAGTCACCTGACTTTTGCCTAATCTATTTCTCTTCACTTTGAGGATATCGCTTTATGCCACGTACATTTCCCTGCCCACGCTGTGGTGAACCAAGTGTTTGGGAAGGTAATGAATTTCGCCCGTTTTGTTCTGAACGTTGCAAACTTATTGATTTAGGCGCTTGGGCAAACGATGAATATAGACTGCCTACCCAAGATGCTCCTCAGCAAGACAAGGGTAGTCAGCATGAAGATGATTATGAGGATTAACCCGCTTTACCTGCGACAAACGGGTTAAATTGTTTTTCATAGCCAATGGTACTCATTGGACCATGCCCAGAAATAAACTGAGTATCATCTGGCAAACTAAAACACTCACGTTTAATCGATTCAATCAACTGATCATGGTTTCCACGCGGGAAGTCTGTTCTGCCAATCGAGCCTTTAAACAAGACATCACCAGTCCAAAGCAAGCCATAATTCTTATTATAGAACATGACGTGACCTGGTGTATGTCCTGGTGCAAAACGCACTTCAAACTCATCTTCACCCAGTTTTAGCACTTCACCACCCTCAAGCCATTGATCGACTTTAACAGGCTGTGGAATTGGAAAACCATAACGTGCTGAAACTTCCTGAATCATATCTAGCCAAAACTGATCTTCTTTATGTGGCCCAATAACTGGAACGCTCCATTCTTTGGCAAGTTCACCTACCGCTCCAGCATGGTCTAAATGTCCGTGAGTGAGCCAAAGAGCTTTCACTTTTAAACCTAAGGCTTCTACTTCTTTTTTCAAAACTGAAGCGTCACCACCCGCATCAATCAAAACTGCTTCTTTAGTTTCACTGTCCCAAATAAGAGAACAATTTTGGGCAAATGCAGTAACTGGAACAATTTTGACTTGCAGCATAAGAACCTCTGGCTAAAACGCAATTAACGGTGGGCTAAGGTATAAGTAAGGGCATCAAGATTAGCCTGAACTAAGCCTGCAAGCAAATCAATGTGAGCTTGATTGCTATTTAAAGCAGGAATATAAGCATAGCTACCACCGCCCGCTTGTTGAAACAACTCAGCATTTTGTATGGCTAATTCTTCAAGTGTCTCTAAACAGTCAGCAGAAAAAGCTGGGCTTAATACCTGTACTGACTTAACGCCTTGCTTCGCCCAATCTTGCAAAAGTTGGTCTGTATATGGTTTAACCCACTCTTGTTTCCCAAAACGTGACTGGAAGCTAATCGCCCATTCATCATCTTTCAAATGTAAGGCTTCAGCCACCAGCTTTGCTGTGATGCGACAACGGTCTGCATAAGGATCACCTTTGTCTGCATAAGGCTGTGGAATACCGTGAAATGACATCAACAGTTTTTCAGGCTTACCATGCTGCTCTTGGTAAGCTAAAACACTTTCTGCCAATGCCTGAATAAACATGGGATGTTGATAATAATCTTTAATAATCGTTAAACCCGGCAAGTTCCGCTGAGCTGGAATCCACTTGGCAAATGCGTCGTATAACGGCGCTGTAGACGTTGCAGAATATTGAGGAAATAAAGGCAATAAAATGACATGCTCTTGCGGGTTAGCGGCCAGTTTTTCTAAAACTGCATCAATACCGGGATTACCATAGGTCATCGCCGGTATCACGGTTAAATCAAACTGATTATTTTCTCGCTGCAAATAAGCCCGAATACGTTGAGTTTGCTCAAACACAATTTCACGCATCGGCGAATCTTTTGACCATACCGAAGCATAGGCATGTGCTACCCTTTTTGGGCGAAAAGGTAAAACAAACAGATTTAAAATAATCCACCAAATGAATTTCGGTATTTCAATTACACGCGAATCAGATAAAAACTGCTTTAGAAAACGGCGAACCGCAGGAACAGTGGCCTCATCCGGTGTACCTAAATTCGCTAAAATGACTGTGACTTTCGGTTTTTGTTCAAACGACATGTGTAAATGCCTTTCAATTCATCTTATGTCACTAATGTAACAGCTTTTATTGTCATATATAAATTGAATCGCTCTAAGCTTTTAATCGAATGCCCCGATGATTCCATTTATAGCTAAGTAATAACTTTTGAGCTTTAGCTGTGACTTTCCATAAGCTATAGGATTGTTCAGTCTGAGTTGGAACAATCCAGCCCTGTGACTGCATTTGCTTTTTAATCCGAAACAATGCCTTATGGTTAATCTGAGCGCAGGCGACAGCATGAGCGCGAGGTAACTCCTGACGAACATCTTCTAGGCCAGCCTGATTCAGATATTCATTTAAGCATGTCCCAAAATTCTCTTCTGGTGTCGCTTTTTCAAACTGCTTTGCCAATATGCTTAACAGCTGAGACCAAGTCATTTGTCGTTGTCGTTTCAACTCTTTAAAATTGCCATCCTGAAATGCTTGAATTTGATATTCAAATGCAAAAATATCTTGAGGAGCAACTTCATTTACTTGAGTTGATGGCTCGGTTAATTGCTGTTCTAACTGTAAAATTTTACTTTTTAATAACTTAATTTCATCTTCTAAGTGATGAGCTTGATGAGCAGAAACCCAACCCTGTCCGATATGCTGCTCCATGATTAAAGGCATATTTAAACGGACAGCTAGCTCTAGTTCACGTGGAGTTTTAAAGTAAAAAATATGATTTACATCAAGTAATAACTTTTTTCTAAATGCGAGAAATTTATCTTTAAGCTGTGGATGTGTTTCTTGTAAATGTATTTCACGACTTTCGGGCTGCTCATGCATGAACACAATAATGGGTTTAGCCTGACTTAACGCATATTCATATTCTAAAGATAAATAACTCACACCAGAAATCGACTGCTCTCCATACTGGCTGCCTAAAAGTAGGATTACATAATCACATTCATCAATTTGTCGACGTGCAAGTGTAGTGGTGAGGGGTGTTCGATGTTCTAATCCCCAAGCAAAGAAACCCATCCCTACCAAGGTTTGAGACAGAATCATTCGCTCTGGCTGCATATCGCGGCCGGATGTTGAAATAAAAATCTGATAGCGTGTATCGAGCATAATAATACCCTTTCGCCCCATGATCTGTCCGTGACTTAATACCAGCCAAGATCATGAACCGCCCCAAATAAAATAATAAATCTAAAAAAACACTACTTTCTAAATGATGCTAAAAGATCAGTTCAGATTATGAAGTGTCCAAGTTAACTCTTGTGGAATCATATGTTGTAAAACAGGTTGCAGTGCCTCAGCATTATTACCGCTGACATAACATTCAATACGTGCAACATTCTGACCTATTTGGTCACATAATAACTCATTTTTTATTAAAATACGGGCTGTTTGTCGGGCAACTGCCAACCCAGAATCAACCAGTGTGAATTGGTTATCAAAAAGATGATGGATTGCTTGATTTAAGAAAGGATAATGCGTGCAACCGAGCACTAAATAGTCGGCACCTTGCTCAGCAGCAGGCTGTAAAACTTCTTTTAATGCCTTTAAACATGTCTCACCCATTTGCTGACCTGCCTCGACACAAGGAACAAGTTCAAGGCTGGTTAAAGTCATCACTTTAACGCCTGCCGGAATAGCAAACTTCTCGACAACATCTTTAATGAGTTGGCCACGAAAAGTAGCAGGCGTCGCCAATACAGCAACCACTTTAGAACGTGTCTGTAATACAGCAGGTTTTAATGCTGGAACCAATCCAACAATCGGAAAGTGTTCTCCATAATGCTCACGCAAATGATCAAGGCTAAATGCGGAAGCCGTATTGCAGGCTACGACTGCAATTTTACAGCCTTGACGATATAGCCAATCGACTGCTCGAGCCGTGAGTTCTCTGATTTCTTCATCCGAGCGTGGTCCATAAGGAACGTAGGCAGTATCGGCATAATACACAATACGCTCATTGGGCAAATATTTAGCAATTTCTGCTGCAACTGACATCCCTCCAATTCCCGAATCAAAAATACCAATTGGGGCATCTGCTGATGCTTTAGGCATAGGTTCTAGCTCGGAAAATAAAGGTTGTATGGCGGTCATAGCTGTACTGAAGTGTCAGAAAATTTCACTCCCTAAAGCTTAAACCTCAAGTGCCTAATTGCAAGAGCAAATTACCACTTTTTAGCTCTAAAATGGTTTCACCTTTATTGTTTTCAATTAGTGTTCCATAGTTCACCAAATGATAGAAAGCCTGACGTTGAATCAGCGCATTAATCCCAAAACGGACATGCACATAAGGACGCAACTCTCCTGCATATTCACGCATAAAAATAGGATGTTCTGCATCAACCAAAATTACATCTTGGTTAGTGGTGGTCAGTTGTAAAAATTGCTCACCTGAAATTTCGACCTGATCTGCCTGATTGACTAATAAAGGTTCATCTTCAACTTCGATTTCAATTTGTTCTACAGGGGTTTTCAGGTAGAATTTGCCTTCTTCTTTCCATAGGACTTTGGTAAACAGATCTAATAGAGCTTGGCGCTTGATTAATTGACCTTCGTGCCACCATTCTCCATTGGATTTCACCGTCAAATCCATTTTGCCGCAATGCTTTGGATGCCACTGCTCTAAAGGTGGAATTGACCTTTTGTGACTTTGCTGTACACCTTTTAAGTATTGTGCAATGTTCATTAAGTTTTTATCATCAGATAACGGTATTTTTCCCATATCCGATGGTGAATTATTTTGATTTACCATAGTTTATGCCTTGCTGACGAAAAAATGTTACGACTCAGCCAATTGGCTAGATCATGGTTTAAAACTATACTAGCCCAAACGATAAAAGGCACAATAGCATATTTGCGCCTATGGATTAAAACACTCACGGCAGCACCGAATTATCTGAATATGACGGTTGCCACCTTTAAGTATTGAGGAGTCCTACATGGAACACATCGAACGTGAATCGATGGAGTTTGACGTTGTCATCGTAGGTGCAGGACCTGCAGGTCTATCTGCTGCGATTAAGATCCGTCAATTAGCGATTGAAAAAAACTTACCCGATCTTTCTGTTTGTGTAGTTGAAAAAGGCTCTGAAGTAGGTGCGCATATCTTGTCTGGTGCTGTGCTTGAGCCACGTGCCATCAATGAACTTTTCCCGAACTGGAAAGATGAAGGCGCGCCTCTTAATGTCCCTGTAACTGAAGACAAAACATTCTTCTTACTTTCAGACACTACTTCTAAAGAAGTACCTCACTGGATGGTTCCTAAAACCATGCACAACGATGGTAACTATGTGATCTCATTAGGTAACGTAGTTCGCTGGTTAGGTCAAAAAGCTGAAGAGTTAGAAGTTTCTATCTTCCCTGGCTTTGCTGCATCTGAAGTGCTTTATCATGAAGACGGTACTGTAAAAGGTATTCAAACAGGCGACATGGGTATTGGTAAAGATGGCGAACCAACGCATAACTTTACTCCAGGCTATGAGCTTCACGCTAAATACACTCTCTTTGCTGAAGGTTGCCGTGGTCACTTAGGCAAACGCCTCATTGCGAAATACAACCTTGATAAAGATGCTGATCCACAGCACTACGGTATCGGGATTAAAGAGCTTTGGGAAATTGACCCAGCAAAACATAAACCGGGCTTAGTCATGCACGGTGCAGGTTGGCCTTTAGCAGAAACAGCTTCTTCAGGTGGCTGGTGGTTATACCACGCTGAAAACAACCAAGTGACTTTGGGCATGATCGTGGACTTGTCTTATGAAAATCCACACATGTATCCATTTATGGAAATGCAGCGCTGGAAAACTCACCCACTGATTAAACAGTATTTAGAAGGTGGTAAACGTATTTCTTACGGCGCACGTGCGGTAGTGAAAGGCGGTTTCAACTCATTACCTAAATTGACTTTCCCAGGCGGCTGCTTGATTGGTGATGACGCAGGTTTCTTAAACTTTGCAAAAATCAAAGGCTCACACACTGCCATGAAATCAGGCATGTTATGTGGTGAAGCTGTATTTGAAGCGATTGCTGCGGGTGTAGAAAAAGGCGGTGATCTTGCCATTGCACGTGTTACTGAAGGCGAAGATTTATTCGTTAAAGAATTGACTTCATACACTGACAAATTTAACAACAGCTGGTTAAAAGAAGAGCTTTATAACTCTCGTAACTTTGGCCCAGCGATGCATAAATTTGGTCAATG from Acinetobacter pittii encodes the following:
- the etfD gene encoding electron transfer flavoprotein-ubiquinone oxidoreductase translates to MEHIERESMEFDVVIVGAGPAGLSAAIKIRQLAIEKNLPDLSVCVVEKGSEVGAHILSGAVLEPRAINELFPNWKDEGAPLNVPVTEDKTFFLLSDTTSKEVPHWMVPKTMHNDGNYVISLGNVVRWLGQKAEELEVSIFPGFAASEVLYHEDGTVKGIQTGDMGIGKDGEPTHNFTPGYELHAKYTLFAEGCRGHLGKRLIAKYNLDKDADPQHYGIGIKELWEIDPAKHKPGLVMHGAGWPLAETASSGGWWLYHAENNQVTLGMIVDLSYENPHMYPFMEMQRWKTHPLIKQYLEGGKRISYGARAVVKGGFNSLPKLTFPGGCLIGDDAGFLNFAKIKGSHTAMKSGMLCGEAVFEAIAAGVEKGGDLAIARVTEGEDLFVKELTSYTDKFNNSWLKEELYNSRNFGPAMHKFGQWMGGAFNFIDQNVFKVPFTLHDLKQDFAALKTVDATSFKPNYPKPDGKLTFDRLSSVFISNTVHEENQPAHLKLTDPSIPVNVNLPKWDEPAQRYCPAGVYEIMENDDGSKRFQINAANCVHCKTCDIKDPSQNITWVTPEGGGGPNYPNM